A section of the Solea solea chromosome 17, fSolSol10.1, whole genome shotgun sequence genome encodes:
- the LOC131443555 gene encoding oocyte zinc finger protein XlCOF6.1-like encodes MSSIGYLRDLISERLTAAAEEIFRAFEKTVVEYEEEVDRQRKLLEIAWKPEVKLERIELPRHDVFTEKEILMEKYVLTEQQLCNQEMISSLDQEEPESQQFKEEQREMCISLEGELLELKQEADAFILTPDADHQLLSPVAESQDQTGSKNVDSVLTRNAELDAHERRHKRRRHRKKVDNSHTREKLFKCDTCGKKYEFKYQLNSHIRLHTGEKPYSCNTCGKCFRVKPEMMEHVRIHTGEKPFHCEICGQCFRKRLTLKVHKRLHTGEKPYSCEACGKCFRHRHSWINHKRTHTGEKPHACDICQKCFSREDNLMTHKRIHTGEKPYICNICNKPFMRKEGLTSHMIIHTGEKPFTCETCGKCYRHQSTLRAHKRTHTGDKPL; translated from the exons ATGTCGTCGATCGGGTATTTGAGGGATTTAATCAGCGAGCGACTAACTGCTGCTGCCGAAGAAATATTCCGAGCCTTTGAAAAAACCGTGGTGGAGTACGAGGAGGAGGTGGATCGTCAGCGGAAACTGTTGGAGATCGCCTGGAAACCTGAAGTAAAGTTAGAGCGGATAG agctTCCACGGCATGATGTTTTTACGGAGAAGGAGATTCTTATGGAAAAGTATgttctcactgagcagcagctctgtaaccAGGAGATGATctccagtctggaccaagaggaaccagagtcTCAACAGTTTAAAGAGGAGCAGAGGGAAATGTGCATCAGTCTGGAGGGAGAACTGCTTGAACTCAAGCAGGAGGCTGATGCCTTTATATTGACTCCTGATGCtgaccaccagctcctctctcCAGTGGCTGAGAGTCAAGATCAGACCGGAAGCAAAAATGTGGACTCTGTGTTGACTAGAAATGCAGAGTTGGATGCACATGAGAGACGTCATAAAAGAAGACGCCACAGGAAAAAAGTAGACAACTCTCACACACGTGagaagctttttaaatgtgacacttgTGGGAAAAAATACGAGTTCAAGTATCAATTAAATTCACACATACGACTCCACACGGGAGAGAAACCATACTCTTGCAACACATGTGGCAAATGTTTCAGGGTGAAACCTGAAATGATGGAACACGTCAGAATTCACACGGGAGAGAAGCCGTTCCACTGCGAGATATGTGGACAATGTTTTCGAAAGAGGCTGACTCTGAAAGTACACAAAAGACTTCACACGGGCGAGAAGCCCTATTCTTGTGAGGCGTGCGGGAAGTGTTTCCGACACAGACATAGCTGGATAAACCACAAAAGAACTCACACGGGCGAGAAGCCCCACGCTTGTGACATTTGTCAGAAGTGCTTCAGTCGGGAGGATAACTTGATGACACACAAACGCATACACACGGGCGAAAAGCCCTATATTTGCAACATTTGCAACAAGCCTTTCATGCGTAAAGAGGGCCTGACGAGCCACATGATTATCCACACGGGTGAAAAGCCATTTAcatgtgaaacatgtggaaagtgttATCGACATCAGTCGACTTTGAGAGCACACAAAAGAACTCACACCGGTGACAAGCCTTTGTAA